Proteins encoded by one window of Sphingosinicella sp. BN140058:
- a CDS encoding hemolysin family protein produces the protein MPPSAPSPFPWIDVIVILLLIALNGVFAMAELAIVSSRRPRLRALAKAGRRGAQTAIDLAAEPGRFLSTVQIGITLIGILAGAYSGASLGGPVGERIALLGVDPKTAGTIGFGVVILITTYASLVIGELVPKQFALRAPESIAAFMAVPMLWIARITAPLVWLLDRTSALIFRLLRLRREESNQVTAEELQIVVAEAHSAGVLEEYERALISGVVRLADRPTREVMTPRTDVDWIDVDSSTEELREALRTTQHSRLPIAEGSVDRLLGVVQARDIVAAFIEDRALDLRALVREAPVVADQMDAMDTLAVLRDAEVPMAFVHDEYGHFEGVVTPADLLSALAGVFASNFDSAGEAPLVEREDGSWWVSGSLPADAMSDRLGINLPEDRDYATAAGFALSVLKHIPEVGERFSFGGWRFEIVDMDGFKIDKLLASEVVRGRRG, from the coding sequence ATGCCGCCTTCTGCGCCCTCCCCCTTTCCGTGGATCGACGTCATCGTCATCCTCCTGCTGATCGCGCTGAACGGCGTGTTCGCGATGGCGGAGCTCGCCATTGTGTCCTCGCGCCGGCCGCGGCTTCGCGCGCTGGCCAAAGCCGGGCGCCGCGGTGCCCAGACGGCGATCGATCTCGCTGCGGAGCCGGGCCGGTTTCTGTCCACCGTTCAGATCGGAATCACGCTGATCGGAATCCTTGCCGGCGCCTATTCGGGGGCGAGCCTCGGCGGACCGGTCGGCGAGCGTATTGCCTTGCTGGGTGTTGATCCGAAAACCGCCGGAACGATCGGCTTCGGCGTCGTCATTCTGATCACGACCTATGCCTCGCTCGTCATCGGCGAACTCGTCCCCAAGCAGTTCGCGCTTCGTGCACCCGAATCGATCGCCGCCTTCATGGCGGTGCCGATGCTCTGGATTGCGCGGATCACCGCGCCGCTGGTCTGGCTGCTCGATCGCACCAGCGCGCTCATCTTCCGGCTGCTGAGGCTGCGCCGCGAAGAGAGCAACCAGGTCACGGCCGAGGAATTGCAGATCGTCGTCGCCGAAGCGCACAGCGCCGGTGTCCTCGAGGAATATGAACGCGCGTTGATCTCGGGCGTGGTCCGCCTCGCCGATCGTCCGACCCGCGAGGTCATGACTCCGCGCACGGACGTCGACTGGATCGATGTCGATTCCTCGACGGAGGAGCTTCGCGAAGCGCTGCGCACGACCCAGCATAGCCGCCTCCCGATTGCCGAAGGGTCGGTCGATCGCCTGCTCGGCGTGGTCCAGGCGCGTGATATCGTTGCCGCCTTCATCGAGGATCGCGCGCTCGACCTGCGCGCCCTGGTGCGAGAGGCGCCCGTCGTCGCGGATCAGATGGATGCGATGGATACGCTCGCGGTGCTGCGTGATGCCGAAGTACCGATGGCATTCGTCCATGACGAATACGGCCATTTCGAAGGCGTGGTGACTCCGGCCGATCTGCTGTCCGCGCTCGCGGGCGTGTTCGCGTCCAACTTTGATTCCGCCGGAGAGGCGCCGCTGGTCGAGCGCGAGGACGGGAGCTGGTGGGTCTCCGGTTCCCTTCCCGCCGACGCCATGTCGGACCGGCTCGGCATCAATCTTCCCGAGGATCGCGATTATGCGACCGCGGCGGGATTCGCCTTGTCGGTGCTGAAACACATTCCGGAAGTCGGCGAGCGCTTCTCGTTCGGCGGCTGGCGCTTCGAGATCGTCGACATGGACGGCTTCAAGATCGACAAGCTCCTCGCCAGCGAGGTCGTCCGGGGCCGCCGCGGCTGA
- the purD gene encoding phosphoribosylamine--glycine ligase: MNVLLLGSGGREHALAWKLAQSPRLGKLFAAPGNPGIADHARLVDLDAADHRAVVDFCRREAIELIVIGPEAPLVDGLADNLRTMGYAVFGPNKVPAQLEGSKGFTKDLCARHGIPTARYVRASDRLAAEAALPEFSLPVVIKADGLAAGKGVIIAETEREALGALDAMFEGGFGGAGASVVIEEYMTGEEVSFFVLTDGKAVVALGSAQDHKRVGDGDTGPNTGGMGAYSPASILTPDLEARVLDEIVRPTVAALAERGSPYSGVLFAGLMLTESGPKLIEYNARFGDPECQVLMMRLDSDLLELLDAVARGRLAESEAPRLRKEAALTLVMAANGYPGVPEKGGAITGLEVAEASGAKIFHAGTALQDGRLVANGGRVLNVTAVGREVAAARAAAYAAAAQIDFDTGFYRGDIGWREIERLEGKSPG, from the coding sequence ATGAATGTCCTGCTGCTTGGCTCGGGCGGCCGCGAGCATGCGCTCGCCTGGAAGCTCGCGCAATCGCCGCGGCTCGGCAAGTTGTTCGCCGCGCCCGGTAATCCCGGCATAGCGGACCATGCACGTCTGGTCGACCTCGATGCCGCGGATCATCGCGCCGTCGTCGACTTCTGTCGCAGGGAAGCCATCGAGCTGATCGTGATCGGACCGGAGGCGCCGCTCGTCGACGGCCTCGCCGACAATTTGCGGACGATGGGCTATGCGGTCTTCGGGCCGAACAAAGTCCCCGCCCAGCTCGAAGGGTCCAAGGGATTCACCAAGGATCTCTGCGCCCGGCACGGCATCCCGACCGCGCGCTATGTGCGCGCATCCGATCGCCTTGCCGCCGAGGCGGCGCTTCCCGAATTCTCACTGCCGGTCGTGATCAAGGCCGACGGCCTTGCCGCCGGCAAGGGCGTGATCATCGCCGAAACCGAACGCGAGGCCCTCGGCGCGCTCGATGCCATGTTCGAGGGCGGCTTCGGCGGCGCCGGGGCGTCGGTCGTGATCGAGGAATATATGACCGGCGAAGAGGTCAGCTTCTTCGTGCTGACCGACGGCAAGGCCGTGGTCGCGCTCGGCTCGGCCCAGGATCACAAGCGCGTCGGCGATGGCGACACCGGCCCCAACACCGGCGGCATGGGGGCGTACAGCCCCGCCTCGATCCTCACCCCCGACCTGGAAGCACGGGTGCTCGACGAGATCGTCCGGCCGACCGTCGCCGCCCTGGCGGAGCGGGGCAGCCCCTATTCGGGTGTCCTCTTCGCCGGACTGATGCTGACCGAGAGCGGGCCCAAGCTGATCGAATATAATGCGCGCTTCGGTGACCCGGAATGCCAGGTGCTGATGATGCGCCTGGACAGCGACCTGCTCGAACTTCTCGACGCCGTCGCCCGGGGTCGCCTTGCCGAAAGCGAAGCGCCGCGGCTGCGCAAGGAGGCGGCGTTGACGCTGGTCATGGCGGCGAACGGTTATCCCGGCGTGCCGGAAAAAGGCGGGGCGATCACTGGGCTCGAGGTCGCGGAAGCATCGGGCGCCAAGATCTTCCATGCGGGCACTGCGCTCCAGGACGGCCGGCTCGTCGCCAATGGCGGCCGAGTGCTGAACGTCACCGCCGTCGGCCGTGAAGTCGCTGCGGCGCGCGCAGCGGCTTATGCGGCGGCGGCGCAGATCGACTTCGACACCGGCTTCTATCGCGGCGACATCGGCTGGCGCGAAATCGAGCGGCTCGAAGGCAAGAGCCCCGGCTGA
- the xseA gene encoding exodeoxyribonuclease VII large subunit, which yields MDDFPPSGPGFPGEGALLATEAPGDNAPAMTVSDLSMRLKRTVEDAFGFVRVRGEISGWKRAASGHCYLCLKDEKAVIDGVLWKVSAASLPFRPEDGAEVIATGKLTTYPGRSRYQIVIDRMELAGQGALMALLDRRRRALAAEGLFDAARKQRLPFAPRVIGVVTSPTGAVIRDILHRLEDRCPTHVIVWPVQVQGETAAGQVATAIRGFDALRPGGPVPRPDLVIVARGGGSIEDLWAFNEEEVVRAVAGCGIPIISAVGHETDTSLCDFAADVRAPTPTAAAEMAVPVRAELIAQLREVGQRMGRCAMRAAERSAEKLEVCLRHFPARDQLLAPQQQRLDELSERLPRALGTRLGHARGDLGRAAGALRPSLLDATVRRSRERLDGLWRVAQLAHPNRPLERGYARIEDRNGTTLISAAAAADARRLRLIFADGVVDAFVGDSAPVEVPAAPERPRREPRRVTKGSDQPTLL from the coding sequence ATGGACGATTTTCCTCCAAGCGGCCCCGGATTTCCAGGTGAGGGGGCGCTCCTAGCAACAGAGGCGCCGGGCGACAACGCACCCGCCATGACAGTGTCGGATCTGTCGATGCGGCTCAAGCGCACGGTCGAGGATGCGTTCGGCTTCGTGCGCGTCCGTGGAGAGATCAGTGGTTGGAAGCGCGCCGCTTCGGGCCACTGCTATCTCTGCCTCAAGGATGAAAAGGCGGTGATCGACGGTGTCCTTTGGAAAGTGAGCGCGGCCTCGCTGCCGTTCCGCCCGGAAGATGGCGCCGAGGTGATCGCCACCGGCAAGCTCACCACCTATCCGGGACGCTCGCGTTACCAGATCGTCATCGATCGGATGGAATTGGCGGGGCAGGGCGCCTTGATGGCACTGCTCGACAGGCGCCGCCGGGCGCTTGCCGCCGAAGGCCTGTTCGATGCGGCCCGAAAGCAGCGCCTGCCGTTCGCGCCGCGGGTAATCGGCGTCGTCACCTCCCCGACGGGTGCCGTCATCCGTGACATCCTCCACCGCCTGGAGGACCGCTGCCCGACCCACGTCATCGTCTGGCCGGTTCAGGTTCAGGGCGAAACCGCGGCCGGACAGGTCGCGACGGCGATCCGCGGGTTCGACGCGCTTCGGCCGGGTGGACCCGTGCCACGGCCGGATCTCGTCATCGTCGCCCGCGGCGGTGGTTCGATCGAGGATCTCTGGGCCTTCAACGAGGAAGAGGTGGTCCGCGCCGTCGCCGGCTGCGGCATTCCGATCATTTCCGCGGTCGGCCACGAAACCGATACGTCGCTTTGCGATTTCGCCGCCGATGTTCGTGCGCCGACGCCCACCGCCGCGGCAGAGATGGCGGTGCCAGTGCGGGCGGAACTGATCGCGCAGCTGCGCGAGGTCGGTCAGCGCATGGGGCGGTGCGCGATGCGCGCCGCCGAGCGCTCGGCGGAGAAACTGGAAGTGTGCCTGCGCCACTTCCCGGCCCGCGATCAGTTGCTCGCGCCGCAGCAGCAGCGGCTCGACGAACTGAGCGAGCGGCTGCCGCGTGCGCTCGGCACCCGGCTTGGCCATGCCCGCGGCGATCTCGGCCGCGCTGCCGGTGCGCTCCGGCCGAGCCTGCTCGACGCGACTGTCCGCCGCTCGCGCGAGCGGCTCGACGGGCTTTGGAGAGTCGCTCAGCTGGCGCATCCCAACCGCCCGCTGGAACGCGGCTATGCGCGGATCGAGGATCGCAATGGAACCACCCTGATCTCGGCCGCTGCTGCCGCTGACGCCCGCCGGCTCCGTTTGATCTTCGCCGATGGCGTCGTCGATGCTTTTGTCGGAGACTCCGCTCCCGTGGAAGTCCCGGCTGCGCCGGAGCGGCCGAGGCGTGAACCGCGCCGCGTCACCAAGGGTTCGGACCAGCCGACCTTGCTATGA
- a CDS encoding DUF2093 domain-containing protein has protein sequence MLMSNKGRPARIHYMAGTFRVLSPGDHVVCAVTKQTIPLEALRYWSVARQEAYSSAEIATEAAGRG, from the coding sequence ATGCTGATGTCGAACAAGGGCCGCCCTGCGCGGATACATTATATGGCGGGCACCTTCCGGGTTCTGAGCCCGGGCGACCACGTCGTCTGCGCCGTGACGAAGCAGACGATCCCGCTCGAGGCGCTGCGCTACTGGAGCGTCGCTCGTCAGGAAGCCTATTCGTCTGCCGAGATCGCGACGGAAGCCGCCGGGCGGGGGTGA